From the genome of Candidozyma auris chromosome 2, complete sequence, one region includes:
- the RAD53 gene encoding serine/threonine/tyrosine protein kinase RAD53 produces the protein MDATQPTQTQPTQQSAPTQREDDTADENHICRLICTTGQYRHFDLNKNAPTRTPASSSKKTWLFGRNTECDFVLSCCTRLSNKHFKLWLNVNDKTLWIQDTSTNGTHLNGNRIVKGSNYIVNQGDEIAVGVGVPKDVIRFVVLFSDAYNPLNSSNNLVIKDEGIYKDFIIKNETIGQGAFAIVKKAVERSTGDSYAVKMINRRRAIHAGGKGAMLGVNRELEILRKLDHRNIVKLKSFYEDIENYYLVMEFVPGGDLMDFVAANGAIGEDATQVITKQILDGIAYVHRLGISHRDLKPDNILIMQDDPILVKITDFGLAKISDNATFMKTFCGTLAYVAPEVITGKYDSQQASEDTKNTNYSNLVDIWSLGCLVYVLLTSHLPFNGKTQGQMFQKIKSGEYHESPLNSYEISEEGRDFLKCCLQVDPRKRIVAEEALHHSWLEDVEPFTQETQDSQKVSLSQSTSQKSRKIENGLHVNASMSKLDDDVMFRPLEGERNKKHKDSNSQFKVPRRVVPLPQSQPLHPNSQKANMSNQISPLKRKSDDINRKRPSRVFEDVEVSKRAKIDEARVKNLRITDEKIDGPPKDNFITLRPLCDSVTKKPIYIRQGVNPYAIGRNETCDTFINDDRMSKIHCLIHKRRHPVTQVSIYESPAHCLEDIWLLDFSTNSCFVNGVRLGKGKKVQLFNKDRVDFFVDDTVNQSLSYKVQIDDPTGLYGGGEKVGDQFVNVLQFDSSDVKLRPPVVSVANPAGESAVANRKLSMPSQELGGGIMSGNGGNFNPSLRLQRRLHDSTKSPSKTSSSKRASLQSGQERPANSWV, from the coding sequence ATGGATGCCACACAGCCGACACAGACACAGCCGACGCAACAGTCGGCGCCAACGCAACGTGAGGATGATACTGCTGACGAGAACCATATCTGTAGGCTCATTTGCACCACGGGCCAGTATAGACATTTtgatttgaacaaaaacGCCCCCACGCGTACCCCAgctctgctgctgaagaagacatgGTTATTTGGCAGAAACACAGAATGCGACTTCGTGTTGAGCTGCTGCACTCGTCTATCGAATAAGCACTTCAAGCTATGGCTCAACGTGAACGACAAGACGCTATGGATTCAGGACACATCTACGAATGGAACCCACCTTAATGGCAATCGAATTGTCAAGGGATCCAATTATATCGTGAATCAGGGAGACGAGATTGCTGTTGGTGTGGGTGTGCCGAAGGACGTGATACGGTTTGTGGTGCTCTTTTCTGACGCTTACAACCCGCTTAACTCATCTAACAATCTTGTCATCAAGGATGAGGGCATATACAAGGATTTCATTATCAAGAATGAGACAATTGGTCAAGGTGCATTTGCaattgtcaagaaggcaGTGGAGAGAAGTACGGGTGACTCGTACGCGGTGAAAATGATCAATCGTAGAAGAGCTATACACGCTGGCGGAAAGGGTGCCATGTTGGGAGTTAATAGAGAGCTTGAAATTCTTCGAAAACTTGATCACAGAAACATCGTTAAGCTCAAATCATTCTACGAGGACATCGAGAACTACTACTTGGTCATGGAGTTTGTACCCGGCGGAGATCTTATGGACTTTGTCGCTGCCAATGGTGCAATAGGTGAAGATGCTACTCAAGTAATTACCAAGCAAATTTTGGATGGCATAGCCTATGTGCATCGTTTGGGAATCTCTCACAGAGATTTGAAACCCGATAACATTCTTATTATGCAAGATGACCCAATTCTAGTCAAAATCACCGACTTTGGCCTTGCTAAGATCAGTGACAATGCAACGTTTATGAAGACATTTTGCGGCACATTGGCGTATGTTGCCCCAGAAGTTATCACTGGTAAATATGACCTGCAACAAGCATCTGAAGACACAAAGAATACAAACTACAGTAACTTGGTTGATATATGGTCGCTAGGTTGCTTGGTGTATGTGCTTTTGACGTCACACCTACCATTTAATGGGAAAACTCAAGGCCAAATGTTTCAGAAAATCAAGAGTGGCGAATACCATGAATCACCGCTCAATTCGTATGAAATTTCTGAGGAGGGTCGTGATTTTCTTAAGTGTTGTTTGCAAGTTGAtccaagaaaaagaatcgtggcagaagaagccttGCACCACTCCTGGCTTGAAGATGTGGAGCCTTTCACCCAAGAGACACAGGATTCTCAAAAGGTGAGTTTGTCACAGTCAACGtcacaaaaatcaaggaagatCGAGAACGGACTCCATGTGAATGCATCTATGAGCAAATTGGATGATGATGTAATGTTTAGGCCATTGGAAGGGgagagaaacaagaagcaTAAGGATAGCAACTCTCAATTCAAGGTGCCTAGGAGGGTTGTTCCTTTACCTCAGTCTCAACCGCTTCATCCCAACtcacaaaaagcaaataTGTCAAACCAAATACTGCCATTGAAACGCAAAAGCGATGACATCAATAGAAAAAGACCTTCACGAGTCTTCGAGGATGTTGAGGTGTCCAAGAGAGCAAAGATTGACGAAGCTAGGGTCAAAAACCTTAGAATAACCGACGAGAAGATAGATGGCCCACCCAAAGATAACTTCATTACATTGCGGCCACTTTGTGATTCAGTCACCAAAAAACCGATCTACATTCGTCAGGGTGTCAATCCATATGCAATTGGTAGAAACGAAACATGTGATACGTTTATCAATGATGATAGAATGTCAAAGATTCATTGTTTGATTCATAAGCGCCGTCATCCCGTTACACAAGTATCCATTTATGAAAGCCCTGCTCATTGTTTAGAAGACATTTGGTTGTTGGACTTCAGCACAAACTCGTGTTTTGTTAATGGCGTAAGACTCGGAAAAGGCAAGAAGGTACAGTTGTTTAACAAGGATAGAGTAGATTTCTTTGTCGACGACACGGTCAACCAACTGTTGAGCTATAAAGTTCAAATTGATGACCCTACAGGGCTTTATGGTGGTGGCGAAAAGGTTGGCGATCAATTTGTCAatgttcttcaatttgatAGTTCCGACGTTAAGCTTCGTCCGCCCGTTGTATCAGTTGCAAATCCTGCTGGTGAATCAGCTGTTGCCAATCGCAAGTTGTCAATGCCAAGTCAGGAACTTGGTGGAGGCATAATGAGTGGGAATGGAGGCAACTTTAATCCGCTGTTACGATTGCAAAGGCGCTTGCACGATAGCACAAAATCTCCCTCGAAAACTAGCCTGTCAAAAAGGGCCAGCTTACAAAGTGGACAAGAACGTCCGGCAAATTCTTGGGTTTGA
- the YEA4 gene encoding Yea4p, producing MSRSSPIALILGGCCCNVYSFEELTRDERFISQAPNLGTTITLCQFVFVSLACLPSQLEGVFLRKPAIPLSKLIFLVILYFATSVLNNSAWRYGISVPIHIVFRSSSTVMSMIVGYVIGGNLYSKHQVMSCVSMTVGTILVILQRQENSDAASYNHLFFCGVAVLTFASFLGAYMGLYTEKLYQRYGSHWQETQFYTHFLALPTLLFLGPAVFTDLEVIRNSESVFLGLPRGIVLLLVNATTQLVCTSGVNRLASTSSSLTVAVILLARKFVSLAISAYIHGSSFTTQGIVGSIIIVVATIHYAVASKVEKATEQKIKTH from the coding sequence ATGAGCCGCTCCTCACCAATAGCTTTGATTCTTGGTGGATGCTGCTGCAACGTGTACCTGTTTGAGGAACTCACTAGAGATGAAAGGTTCATTTCCCAAGCCCCGAACTTGGGAACTACGATCACCCTATGTCAGTTTGTTTTCGTGCTGTTAGCGTGTCTACCGAGTCAGCTTGAAGGTGTGTTCCTTAGGAAACCTGCAATCCCACTACTGAAGCTAATATTTCTTGTCATTCTTTATTTTGCCACTTCGGTGTTGAACAATCTGGCCTGGCGCTATGGCATCTCTGTGCCAATTCACATAGTGTTCAGGTCAAGCAGTACTGTAATGTCTATGATCGTGGGTTACGTCATTGGTGGGAATTTGTACCTGAAGCACCAAGTGATGCTGTGCGTTTCGATGACCGTGGGTACAATTTTGGTGATATTGCAAAGGCAAGAAAACAGCGATGCCGCGTCTTACAACCATCTATTCTTCTGTGGTGTTGCTGTGCTCACATTTGCCTCGTTCTTGGGCGCCTACATGGGTCTCTACACGGAGAAATTATACCAAAGGTACGGATCTCATTGGCAAGAAACCCAGTTTTACACTCATTTTTTGGCATTGCCTACATTACTTTTCCTTGGACCGGCAGTATTCACAGATCTCGAAGTTATACGAAACTCTGAATCTGTTTTTCTTGGTTTGCCCAGGGGaattgtgcttcttctaGTCAATGCAACAACCCAACTTGTCTGTACTCTGGGAGTCAACAGACTAGCCAGcacctcctcctctttgACAGTGGCGGTGATCTTGCTCGCCAGAAAGTTTGTCAGTTTGGCTATCAGTGCTTACATTCACGGTTCATCTTTTACGACCCAGGGAATCGTTGGCTCGATAATAATTGTTGTTGCAACAATTCACTACGCCGTTGCTAGTAAGGTAGAGAAGGCAACCGAACAGAAAATAAAGACACATTAG
- the MEF2 gene encoding Mef2p, translating to MVFRRATAYISLRPCRQLHASCFRLEPKLNAVPPAKTRNIGIIAHIDAGKTTTTERMLFYSGKTSRIGNVDEGDTVTDYLPSERQRGITIQSAAISIPWNRHKINIIDTPGHADFTFEVTRSLRVLDGAVTILDAVAGVEAQTEKVWRQAAALKIPRIAYINKMDRPGAGFSRTVKEIIAKLQTRAVCVNLPYFEEIDSELKFKGVIDVIHKKLLLWDSSASQDGTKIKALDVSDGSAGENIRDMVAKSRESMVETLGEFDEGIIESFFEHNEDYMAIPASILQKSIAKSTLANEVTPVYCGSSFRNIGVQPLMDGVVSYLPSPLQIEAPEITSTSSKVAKKRKKVQKTKTTATAEGIPLTMDPHKGLVVNHNHNLTVALAFKVITHPARGVMAFFRVYSGKLAANSTVMNTRTGKKLALRKIMLMHGDTPEEVSQISAGNIGVVAGTDDDIMTGDTLVSHGVTHSKTFSDLEANLRLHPIEIPPPLFNSSIEPATAGDARYMNECIKVLLREDPSLHVSEDEDMGQTVLSGMGELHLEIIRDRLLNDMKAEIRLRDLAVSYKETVARPNGMSSSCDHFDNPEINATVVFDAFEGDVNETPYADEDGAIILEHENSVIILEPTATPAYMTSAVKERRWKLDYSLEELQDSLIQGCTTGLSMAGPRFGLPLHSCVLRIKSWNFPIEDKGPQPSALLDVGRRTVSKAVKDLSSLSEENFGVLEPIMHTRVHVDSGSMGDVMHDLNNRCSATVLAVEDSGDSLDKQNWAREEAERIYLPPDYTMKSANQDLTERKVIIAETPLKEMVGYLSKLRSMTQGRGVFDMSYIGMRRVSRERLDSIKSQLTFV from the coding sequence ATGGTATTTCGGAGGGCAACCGCATACATAAGCTTGAGGCCATGCCGTCAATTGCATGCCTCCTGCTTCAGATTAGAACCGAAGCTTAATGCTGTTCCACCGGCCAAAACTAGGAACATTGGCATCATCGCTCACATTGACGCTGGAAAAACTACCACGACGGAAAGAATGCTCTTTTACAGCGGTAAGACGCTGAGAATCGGTAACGTGGATGAAGGCGATACGGTCACCGACTACTTGCCTTCTGAGAGGCAAAGAGGTATCACGATCCAGCTGGCGGCCATCTCGATTCCTTGGAACAGGCACAAGATTAACATCATAGATACTCCAGGACATGCTGATTTCACCTTTGAGGTGACAAGGTCTCTTCGTGTTTTGGACGGTGCAGTGACTATACTAGATGCCGTTGCTGGGGTGGAGGCTCAAACAGAGAAAGTATGGCGCCAGGCGGCTGCCCTTAAGATACCTCGCATTGCAtacatcaacaagatggATCGGCCGGGTGCCGGTTTCAGCAGAACTGTGAAGGAGATTATTGCAAAGCTTCAGACACGTGCTGTCTGCGTAAACTTGCCTtactttgaagaaatcgacTCCGAATTGAAGTTCAAAGGAGTCATAGACGTCATTCACAAAAAGTTGCTTCTATGGGACTCTTCAGCGAGCCAAGATGGGACTAAGATCAAGGCTTTGGATGTGTCGGATGGCTCTGCCGGTGAAAATATTCGTGACATGGTGGCCAAAAGTAGAGAATCCATGGTCGAAACGTTGGGGGAGTTTGACGAGGGCATCATTGAATCATTCTTTGAACACAATGAGGATTACATGGCCATCCCTGCCTCGATCTTGCAAAAGTCCATTGCAAAGTCCACCCTAGCAAATGAAGTCACTCCAGTGTATTGCGGCCTGAGTTTCCGTAACATCGGGGTGCAGCCTTTGATGGACGGCGTGGTAAGTTATTTGCCTTCTCCTTTGCAAATTGAGGCTCCAGAGATTACGTCCACCTCCAGCAAAGtggcgaagaaaagaaagaaggtACAGAAAACGAAGACCACAGCAACGGCAGAAGGGATTCCCTTGACAATGGACCCACATAAAGGTCTCGTTGTGAATCACAACCACAACTTGACTGTTGCGCTTGCTTTCAAGGTTATAACCCATCCTGCTCGAGGCGTAATGGCCTTTTTTAGAGTCTACAGTGGAAAGCTTGCAGCTAACTCAACGGTGATGAATACTAGAACTGGAAAGAAATTAGCATTACGTAAAATCATGCTTATGCATGGTGACACCCCCGAGGAAGTGAGCCAAATTTCTGCAGGCAATATTGGTGTGGTGGCTGGTACCGATGACGACATCATGACTGGTGATACTCTCGTATCCCACGGAGTCACCCATTCCAAGACCTTCAGTGACCTTGAAGCTAACTTAAGGCTTCACCCGATAGAGATTCCGCCTCCATTGTTCAACTCATCCATTGAGCCTGCTACCGCTGGTGATGCTCGTTACATGAATGAGTGCATCAAGGTGCTCTTGAGGGAGGACCCATCATTGCATGtcagtgaagatgaggatATGGGTCAAACCGTACTCAGTGGAATGGGAGAGCTTCATCTCGAGATTATCAGGGACAGGCTTTTGAACGATATGAAAGCTGAAATTAGATTGAGAGATCTCGCGGTCTCCTACAAAGAGACCGTAGCTCGTCCAAATGGAATGTCACTGTCTTGCGACCACTTTGATAATCCTGAAATCAATGCAACTGTTGTATTTGATGCTTTCGAAGGGGATGTTAACGAAACACCATATGCTGACGAAGATGGAGCCATAATCTTAGAGCACGAGAACTCCGTCATCATCTTGGAGCCCACTGCTACACCAGCCTACATGACAAGTGCTGTTAAAGAGCGCAGGTGGAAGCTCGATTACTCACTTGAAGAGCTACAGGACAGTTTGATTCAAGGATGTACCACAGGTCTCCTGATGGCCGGTCCACGTTTTGGGCTCCCGTTGCATTCTTGTGTTTTACGTATCAAGAGCTGGAACTTCCCCATAGAGGACAAAGGACCGCAGCCCTCTGCACTACTTGACGTTGGTCGTCGAACCGTGTCCAAGGCAGTTAAAGATCTCAGCAGTTTATCGGAGGAGAACTTTGGCGTTTTGGAGCCTATAATGCATACAAGAGTTCACGTCGATTCTGGGCTGATGGGGGATGTGATGCATGACTTGAATAATCGCTGTCTGGCAACCGTTTTGGCAGTTGAAGATCTGGGAGACAGCCTAGATAAACAAAATTGGGCTCGTGAAGAGGCGGAGAGAATCTACTTGCCGCCAGACTACACAATGAAGCTGGCCAATCAAGATTTGACGGAGAGAAAAGTCATTATC